GTCTGGCTGTGCCGAGCACGTCGGCGTCACAGTGGCGGAACCGCCCCGGATTCGCACCGGGTTCCTGGAGCCGCAGCAGGATGTGTGGCACGAGCGTACGGGACGGCCGGCCGCGTCCACCAAGCGCGCCGTGCCAGTGGTGAGCGCATGTCGTACGGCGGGCTCACCACCGGGTACGGGGCTCACGGGGGTTGTCCACAACCCTTCCGACGCCTGTCTCCCGAACCGGGCAAGGTTGTCGCTCATGCATCGGTGAGAGAGACGTGCACGGATCAAAGGGGGCTTCGTCACGCGTGTGGACGCCCTCGAGTGCGGCTATGGCGACCACGACCTGCGCGACGCGCTCAGGTCCGGCAGCTGGGTGTCGGTCCGCCGCGGGGTCTACGCACCCCGCGAGACGTACGCCCGTTTGACACCGCGCGAACGACATCTGCTGCTCTTGCGTACGGTCCTCGCCGAGAAGGGGCCAGGCTGGTTCGCTACGCATGACTCTGCTGTCGTCGCGCACGAGCTCGGCGACTACGGGCTCGGGACGTACGAGCTCGACCTCACCGTCGCCCACGTCGCTCGCACCGGCGGCGCCACGAGCCGCCGCACCGCGTCGTTCCAGACCCACCGCGCCGCCGTTGATCCTGCTACGACGACAAACGCTGCAGGGCTGCCATCTGTCGAGGCCGCCCGTGCGGTTGTGGCAACCATGACGAAGCTCTCCCTCGACGCTGCAACGGTCCTCGCATCGACCTGGCTTGCCCGGCAACGTCGCACAGCACGCGAGTCCGGGCGGTCGGAGGAGTTCGACGAGGAGGACGCGCGGGCACGTCTGCGAGCGTTGCTCGACGACGGCGGCGCACGACCGGGCACGCGCGTCGCGCGGGATGCCATCGACGTCGCGGACGCTCGATGCGAGAGCGTCGGCGAGGTCCGGTTCCTCGTCCTGTGCTGGGAGCACGGCCTGCCGCGCCCGGAGACGCAGATCGAGGTCGCGATCCCGGGTGGGCGCGCGGAGGTGGACTTCATGTGGCGCAACGTCGGCATGATCGTCGAGTTCGACGGGATGCTGAAGTACGAGGACGACACCGGGCCGGAGGGTCGCAAGGCCAAGGACAATGTCATCGCCGAGAAGCGGCGCGAGCGAGCCCTGCGCGAACTCGGCTGGCACGTGGTGCGGGTGACGTGGGCGGACCTCGCTCCGGCGAATCGTGAGCGGACCGCCGCATACCTGCGCCGCGAGCTCGAGCGGGCGGCGAAGATGCGGGCGCGACAACGGTGAGCGCGCACCACCGGTGGTGAGCCCGCTCCACAACACGCGCTCACCACCGGCGTACGGGGCTCACCTGTCGGGTCAGCGGGTCGCGGGCTCGAGTACGCAGTCACCGCAGTAGCCGCCGCCCGGCACGCGGTAGTAGAGGCAGCACGACCGCCGTACGAACCGACCTCGTACGACGTCGCCAGTGCCGTCGAACGGCGCGCGGGCGAGCGCGGCGACGGCGTACGAGGCGGCGGCCGGCACGAGGTCGGGGCGCGTCGTACGAAGGGCAGCGACCGCACCGAACAGCGCCGACGTCGCGTTTCCCCACAGGACGGTCTCCGAGAGAGCGAAACCAGCGGCGAACCGGTCGACGAGCGCGGTGAGCGTCTGGAAGGACGACTCTCGCTCGGGTCCAGGACGAGCGATCGAGGCTCCGCCGTCGACCGCGAGCGGCCAGGGTCCCGTCTCGAACGGGTGCCACCACGTCGTGTCGAGCGTCAGCGGCGGCAACCGTACGCCGAGCGACGCCGCCCCGACGACCGGCGAGAGCAGCCGCGCGAACAGTCCCAACGACACCGTCGAGGCCGCGACCCGTTCTTCGACGTCAGCACCGGCGAGCCGGGACAGGAAATCCCGCGTGTATGCGACGCGCTCCTCCAGCGGCCCCGGCTCCACCAGGTCCGCGAGCGGACGCCACCCTGCACCAGCGGCGCCGTCGGGCAGTGTGTCGAGCGCGAAGTACGGCCCGAGGACGGACAACGCATCGTACGGACCGCTCACCCGAACGCCTCCACGCTCGCCTCGGCATCAGCGGTGCCTGCCCGCGCGACGATTGCGCACAGCAAGCCTCCGAGCGCCGCCCCGATCGCGTAGCGCAGCAGGTCGGGCGCCCAGAACGTCGTCCCCAGCACGAGGCGTACGGCCGGCACACGTTCCGCCAGCGCAACCGGAACTCCAGTGAGCTGGAACAGCTCGATGACCACGCACACCGCAAAGCCGACGACGCCGGCGGCAGGAGGGGACGTACGCGGGCGGACGGCCACGACGAGCAGGACGACGAGCGTCGCGTAGAGCGCATCCCCGACCGGCCCGGCGACCGGGGCGGGGAGAGCGGCCCGTGCCCCAAGGCCCGCGACGACCACACCGGCAGCGCCGAGGACAGTCAGGGTTCGAGGGCTCATCGAGACGAGATGTTAGGTTCTCCGTGCCAGTCGTACCCACCTTGGGTCAGGGAATCCGGTGTGAATCCGGAGCTGACGCGCAGCGGTGAGGGTGACGGGCGCGGCACGTTGCCACTGGGGCCCCTCCTGCGGATGGGTCCTGGGAAGGCGCCGCGTCCGGAGGATCCCGAGTCCGAAGACCTGCTGGCCCTCCCGGCGATCGCCGAGAGGTCACCGCCGGATCCCGCGCCATGGGTCCCTGACCTCGAGAGACACCCGTGACGACCTCCCGCTCCACAGGCCCTCGTTCGTACGGCGACCGGTGCCCCGGCGTCCTCCGGCCGTGGCTCGCCGACGACGGCGCGATCGTCCGGGTCCGGGTGCCCGGCGGCACGGTCCGTACGGCGTCGCTGAACGCCCTGCTCGACGTGGCCGAGCGATGGGGTGATGGAACGGTCCTCCTGACCTCGCGCGCCAACCTCCAGCTGCGCGGGCTGCCGTCCCGCGACGGAGAAGTCGCCGCCGAGGTCGTGGCGGCGATCGAAGCCGCCGGTCTGCTGCCGAGCTGGACCCACGAGCGCGTCCGCAACGTGGTGGCGTCGCCGTTGACGGGTCGGCTCGGTGGGCTGGCCGACCTACGGCCGGTGGTCCGTGCCCTCGACGCCGCGCTCCTCGGCGATCCCGCGCTCGCTGCGCTGCCCGGCAGGTTCCTCTTCGTGCTCGACGACGGGCGCGGGGACGTCGACGACCGCCCGCTCGACCTCGGTCTGCGCGCGGTCGACGCGGACCGCGGGCAGCTCAGGGCCGGCTCCGACGTCTGGGGCCCGCTCGTCGAGCTGGACGAGGCCGCCGACGCGATCGCCGCCCTCGCGCACACCTTCCTCGAGCGCCGCGGCGAGGGTGACTCCGCGTGGTGGCACGTCGACGAGCTGCACCGCGCCGGA
Above is a genomic segment from Mumia sp. Pv4-285 containing:
- a CDS encoding type IV toxin-antitoxin system AbiEi family antitoxin domain-containing protein codes for the protein MKGGFVTRVDALECGYGDHDLRDALRSGSWVSVRRGVYAPRETYARLTPRERHLLLLRTVLAEKGPGWFATHDSAVVAHELGDYGLGTYELDLTVAHVARTGGATSRRTASFQTHRAAVDPATTTNAAGLPSVEAARAVVATMTKLSLDAATVLASTWLARQRRTARESGRSEEFDEEDARARLRALLDDGGARPGTRVARDAIDVADARCESVGEVRFLVLCWEHGLPRPETQIEVAIPGGRAEVDFMWRNVGMIVEFDGMLKYEDDTGPEGRKAKDNVIAEKRRERALRELGWHVVRVTWADLAPANRERTAAYLRRELERAAKMRARQR
- a CDS encoding (2Fe-2S)-binding protein — protein: MSGPYDALSVLGPYFALDTLPDGAAGAGWRPLADLVEPGPLEERVAYTRDFLSRLAGADVEERVAASTVSLGLFARLLSPVVGAASLGVRLPPLTLDTTWWHPFETGPWPLAVDGGASIARPGPERESSFQTLTALVDRFAAGFALSETVLWGNATSALFGAVAALRTTRPDLVPAAASYAVAALARAPFDGTGDVVRGRFVRRSCCLYYRVPGGGYCGDCVLEPATR
- a CDS encoding DUF2809 domain-containing protein, giving the protein MSPRTLTVLGAAGVVVAGLGARAALPAPVAGPVGDALYATLVVLLVVAVRPRTSPPAAGVVGFAVCVVIELFQLTGVPVALAERVPAVRLVLGTTFWAPDLLRYAIGAALGGLLCAIVARAGTADAEASVEAFG
- a CDS encoding nitrite reductase; protein product: MTTSRSTGPRSYGDRCPGVLRPWLADDGAIVRVRVPGGTVRTASLNALLDVAERWGDGTVLLTSRANLQLRGLPSRDGEVAAEVVAAIEAAGLLPSWTHERVRNVVASPLTGRLGGLADLRPVVRALDAALLGDPALAALPGRFLFVLDDGRGDVDDRPLDLGLRAVDADRGQLRAGSDVWGPLVELDEAADAIAALAHTFLERRGEGDSAWWHVDELHRAGGQLLEPWPREAAHGTTKPPPHGLLAQDDGRSAQHVEVPDGLLSRDLLRTLGATGAHSLVVTPWRSILAVDLEER